CGCCGGACCGGTGGGCGAGGCCGTCGTGGTACCGGTGGCTCCGCCGGTGGGGGAGGGCGAGGTCCGGGGGGAGGTGGTGCCGGTGGGCGACGGGGTGGGGGTGGGGGAGCTGGTGGTGGAGCCCTTGTCGTCGTCGGAACACGCCGCCAGGACCAGGGCGGCCATCGCGCCGCCCGCGCCCATCAGGAGCACTCGCCGACCCGCGTCGAAACCCTCGCTGCCCATGGTTGGTTCCCATCTCTCGCGTGCCCGACCGGAACGGGCGGCCGAGGGCCAGACTCGGCGAGAACCGGCTCCACCGCCCACCCCACACGCCCGATCGGCCCTGCCTGTCACACGCACGGCGGAGTTCCGCCGTCGGGGTCACCGGGTGCCCTGCGTCCCCCTGGGGACCCGCTGGGCGGGCCTAGGCGGGCCAGGCGTTGCGGGCGGCGAGGTCGAGGACGAGGGCGGCGATGTTCCAGGCGTCGTCCTCGCCACGGTGGTGGCGGCCCTCCAGGGGCAGGCCCGCGACTTTCAGGGCGTGGGCCATGCCGGGCCGCTTGCGCAGGCCGTGGGCCTCGGTGAAGACCGCCTTGGCGTTGGTGTGCCGCCGACCGAACGGGTACGGGGTGCCGGTGGCCTGGCACTGGCGGGTGAACTGGTTGCGGTCGTAGTCGCCCCAGCTGGCCCACGGCCGGGCGCCCGCCCGGTGGTCGGCCGCGAGCCGGCGGCACGCCTCGGCGAAGCTGACGCCCCGGCTGACCTCGGCCTGGGTGAGGCCGGTCAGCTCGGTGCAGAACGGGCTGACGGTGGATCGGGCGGGCCGGACCAGGATGCGGTGCTTCCCGACCCGCTCGCCGCTGCCGAGGTCGACCACGGTCAGCCCGATCTCGATGATCTCGCTGACGGCCCCGGGCGGGGGCTGGCCGTCCCAGCAGGTGGCCTCGACGTCGATGACGTTGAGCAGGTGTGGTGAGGAATCCATGCGACCGAATCTAGGCAGCGTACGCGGTGCGGGGCACCTGCTTTTCCGGCGCGCCCTCAGGTCACCGGACGCGCCATCAGGTCACCGGGCGCTCGGCGGGGGCGAAGCGGGTGGCGAAGGCGGCCGCGTCCCAGGTGCCGCCCAGGGCCGGGGCGAGGGAGGCCCGGGCGAGGGTGGTGAAGGCGGGGGCGGCGTGGGCGGCGGCGCCCTCGGGGAGGGCGCCGAGGAGGGGGGCGCCGGCGACGGAGGGGAGGTCGGCGAGGTTGCAGCGGGCGGCGAGGTCCGGTTCGGCGGGCCAGGAGCCGACCACCACACCGAGCGGGCGCAGCCCGCGGGCCCGCAGGGCCTCGGCCGTCAGCGCCGTGGTGTTGAGGGTGCCGAGTCCGGCCGCGGCGACCACCAGGACGGAGACGTCCAGCCCGAGGGCGGCCGTGGCGAGGGCCGCGTCGGCGAGGGTGTGGCCGTCCTCGTCGTACCGGACGAGGAGGCCGCCGGCGCCCTCGACCAGGACCGGGTGGTGCCGGGCGGCGAGGTCGGCGATGGCCTCGGCGGCCTGCTTCGGGCCGACGGCGGGGAGCCCGGCGCGGCGGGCGGCGGTGTCGGGGGCGAGCGGCTCGGGGTAGCGGGCCAGCTCCGAGACGGCGACATGGTCGCCGGCGAGCCGGCGGACCTCGGCGGCGTCGCCGGGTTCGCCGGGTGCCACGCCGGTCTGACCGGGCTTCAGCATGGCGACCCGCGGGCCGGCCAGCGCCGCCACGGCGGCGGTGACCACGGTCTTGCCGATCTCGGTCCCGGTCCCGGTGACGAAGATGACGGACATCGAAGGGTTCTCCTCGGAGCAGCTCGAACGGGCACCGGACGGGACGGGGTTCACCCCGCCAGGGCCGCCGCGACCGCGCCGGCCGCGATCCGGGCCAGGTCCTCGTCGCCGGTGACGAACGGCGGCATGGTGTACACCAGGTCGCGGAAGGGCCGCAGCCACACGCCGTGGCGGGCGGCGGCCTCGGTGGCGGCGGCCATGTCCACCGGGTGGTCCAGCTGCACCACGCCGATCGCGCCGAGCACCCGGACGTCGCGGATCCCGGGCGCACCGGCGGCGGGGGCGAGTCCGGCCAGGAGGCCGGCCTCGATCCGCTTGACCTCCAGCAGCCAGTCCTGGCCGAGCAGCAGGTCGATGGAGGCGTTGGCGACGGCGGCGGCCAGCGGGTTGCCCATGAAGGTCGGGCCGTGTGCCAGCACCGGCATCTCGCCCCGGCTGATCCCGTCGGCGACCCGCGGGGTGCACAGGGTGGCGGCCATGGTGAGGTAGCCGCCGGTGAGCGACTTGCCGAGGCACATCACGTCCGGGGAGATCCCGGTGTGGTCGGCGGCGAACAGCGCGCCGGTCCGGCCGAAGCCGGTGGCGATCTCGTCGAAGACCAGCAGCACGTCGTGCCGGTCGCAGAGGTCGCGCAGCAGCCGCAGGTAGGCCGGGGAGTGGAAGCGCATCCCTCCGGCGCCCTGCACCACGGGTTCGACGATCACCGCGGCCAGCTCGTCGGCGTGACGCTCGATCAGCTCCTCCAGGGAGGCGGCGTACGCCTCGTCCAGGGGTGCGTCGAAGCCCGCCGGGGGCTCGCCGGCGAACAGCTGCCCGGGCAGCACCCCGCCCCACAGGTGGTGCATCCCGCCGTCCGGGTCGCACACCGACATGGGGTGGAAGGTGTCGCCGTGGTAGCCGCCGCGCCAGGTGAGCAGGCGCCGCTTGGCCGGGCGGCCGAGCGACTGCCAGTACTGCAGGCACATCTTCATCGCGACCTCGACCGCCACCGAGCCGGAGTCGGCGAGGAACACGTGCTGCAACGGCTCGGGGGTGATCTCGACCAGCCGGGAGGCGAGCCGGACGGCGGGCTCGTGGGTGAGCCCGCCGAACATCACATGGCTCATCCGCCCGAGCTGCGAGCGCACCGCCTCGTCCAGCACCGGGTG
The window above is part of the Kitasatospora sp. HUAS MG31 genome. Proteins encoded here:
- a CDS encoding 3'-5' exonuclease, with the protein product MDSSPHLLNVIDVEATCWDGQPPPGAVSEIIEIGLTVVDLGSGERVGKHRILVRPARSTVSPFCTELTGLTQAEVSRGVSFAEACRRLAADHRAGARPWASWGDYDRNQFTRQCQATGTPYPFGRRHTNAKAVFTEAHGLRKRPGMAHALKVAGLPLEGRHHRGEDDAWNIAALVLDLAARNAWPA
- the bioD gene encoding dethiobiotin synthase, translating into MSVIFVTGTGTEIGKTVVTAAVAALAGPRVAMLKPGQTGVAPGEPGDAAEVRRLAGDHVAVSELARYPEPLAPDTAARRAGLPAVGPKQAAEAIADLAARHHPVLVEGAGGLLVRYDEDGHTLADAALATAALGLDVSVLVVAAAGLGTLNTTALTAEALRARGLRPLGVVVGSWPAEPDLAARCNLADLPSVAGAPLLGALPEGAAAHAAPAFTTLARASLAPALGGTWDAAAFATRFAPAERPVT
- a CDS encoding adenosylmethionine--8-amino-7-oxononanoate transaminase, with amino-acid sequence MSAHDPMDVRTLLDLDRAHVWHPYAPMPGTAVPFVVESASGVRLRLAGEAFGQRELIDGMSSWWAAIHGYGHPVLDEAVRSQLGRMSHVMFGGLTHEPAVRLASRLVEITPEPLQHVFLADSGSVAVEVAMKMCLQYWQSLGRPAKRRLLTWRGGYHGDTFHPMSVCDPDGGMHHLWGGVLPGQLFAGEPPAGFDAPLDEAYAASLEELIERHADELAAVIVEPVVQGAGGMRFHSPAYLRLLRDLCDRHDVLLVFDEIATGFGRTGALFAADHTGISPDVMCLGKSLTGGYLTMAATLCTPRVADGISRGEMPVLAHGPTFMGNPLAAAVANASIDLLLGQDWLLEVKRIEAGLLAGLAPAAGAPGIRDVRVLGAIGVVQLDHPVDMAAATEAAARHGVWLRPFRDLVYTMPPFVTGDEDLARIAAGAVAAALAG